Proteins encoded within one genomic window of Kaistia algarum:
- a CDS encoding D-alanine--D-alanine ligase: MLAKHVAVLMGGWSSERPVSLNSGKGCADALETAGYRVTRVDVQRDIAEVLAKLKPDVAFNALHGPYGEDGSIQGVLEILGIPYTHSGVLASALAMNKARAKDVMKAAGIPVAESILMHRLDVAKAHPMEPPYVVKPVAEGSSFGVLIVREGALHPPQQLFAEDWRYGDTVMVERYIAGRELTCGVKGDEAFDIIELVTEDGGWYDYDAKYSDNGARHVIPAPLLPDIYQSIRNLSVRAHRALGCRGISRADFRFDDRPGGTGELVCLEVNTQPGMTATSLVPDMARYAGMDFPALVSWMVEDASCGR, encoded by the coding sequence ATTTTGGCGAAGCACGTCGCCGTCCTGATGGGCGGCTGGTCGAGCGAGCGACCCGTTTCGCTCAATTCCGGCAAGGGGTGTGCCGACGCGCTGGAAACGGCCGGCTATCGCGTCACGCGGGTCGACGTCCAGCGCGATATCGCGGAAGTGTTGGCGAAGCTGAAGCCGGACGTCGCCTTCAATGCCCTGCATGGGCCCTATGGCGAGGATGGCAGCATCCAGGGCGTTCTGGAAATCCTGGGCATTCCTTATACCCATTCCGGCGTACTCGCTTCAGCGCTGGCGATGAACAAAGCGCGCGCCAAGGACGTCATGAAGGCGGCGGGAATTCCCGTCGCGGAATCGATCCTGATGCACCGGCTCGACGTCGCCAAGGCCCATCCGATGGAGCCGCCCTATGTCGTGAAGCCCGTCGCGGAGGGGTCGAGCTTCGGCGTCCTGATCGTCCGCGAGGGCGCGCTGCATCCGCCCCAGCAACTCTTTGCCGAGGACTGGCGCTATGGCGACACGGTAATGGTCGAGCGTTATATCGCCGGCCGCGAGCTGACTTGCGGCGTCAAAGGCGACGAAGCCTTTGATATCATTGAGCTCGTGACGGAAGATGGCGGCTGGTACGACTACGACGCCAAATATTCCGACAACGGTGCAAGACACGTAATTCCTGCTCCGCTTTTACCAGATATTTACCAAAGTATACGGAATCTGTCTGTGCGGGCTCATCGGGCTCTCGGGTGTCGCGGCATCAGCCGGGCGGACTTCCGATTTGACGACAGGCCGGGTGGCACGGGGGAACTCGTCTGCCTCGAAGTGAATACCCAGCCGGGCATGACGGCAACGTCACTGGTCCCGGACATGGCGAGATATGCCGGGATGGATTTCCCGGCGCTGGTGAGCTGGATGGTGGAGGACGCGTCGTGCGGCAGATAA
- a CDS encoding cell division protein FtsQ/DivIB, with the protein MRQISRRKTGQTVEGLAASAGAVPTKFASWFRRRMKVVERMDWRLPAHVGVKGLAVLFAATAIAGIVSAGRVDEVVGEVSHAAGLVVDNVRISGQMETSEVAVLDKLELNPDASLPFINVEAAKARIETLPWVQQATLRKIYPSTLKITIDERVPFALWQHDQSVSVIDQTGRVIGDAGEVHNGLLRLIGKGAETRVDEALSLVDPFPALRDRLKAAVLVGERRWDLVLDNGVTLMLPEEQPATALAQVAAFDASNGLLSKDIVSLDLRLGDRMFVRLSPDAAAKRLAAIKEQEKLAKRRGAST; encoded by the coding sequence GTGCGGCAGATAAGCCGGCGTAAAACGGGACAGACGGTTGAGGGCCTCGCGGCTTCGGCCGGCGCGGTGCCGACCAAGTTTGCCTCGTGGTTCCGCCGCCGCATGAAGGTCGTGGAGCGCATGGATTGGCGTCTTCCCGCCCATGTCGGCGTGAAGGGCCTGGCCGTGCTCTTCGCCGCCACCGCGATCGCTGGAATTGTCTCCGCGGGTCGGGTCGACGAGGTCGTCGGCGAGGTCAGCCATGCCGCCGGTCTCGTTGTCGATAATGTGCGCATCTCGGGCCAGATGGAGACATCCGAGGTTGCGGTGCTCGACAAGCTCGAACTCAACCCCGACGCCTCGCTCCCCTTCATCAATGTCGAGGCGGCCAAGGCCCGCATCGAGACTCTCCCCTGGGTGCAGCAAGCGACGCTGCGCAAGATCTATCCCTCGACGCTCAAGATCACGATCGACGAGCGCGTTCCGTTCGCGCTGTGGCAGCATGACCAGTCGGTATCCGTCATCGACCAGACGGGCCGCGTCATCGGCGATGCCGGCGAAGTGCATAACGGCCTGCTTCGTCTGATCGGCAAGGGCGCGGAGACGCGCGTCGACGAGGCGCTCTCGCTGGTGGACCCGTTCCCGGCGCTCCGCGATCGCCTCAAGGCCGCGGTTCTGGTTGGTGAGCGGCGCTGGGATCTCGTGCTCGACAATGGCGTGACCCTGATGCTGCCGGAGGAGCAGCCGGCGACGGCGCTCGCTCAGGTCGCCGCCTTCGATGCAAGCAACGGCCTGCTCTCCAAGGATATCGTCAGCCTCGACCTCCGGCTCGGCGACCGCATGTTTGTGCGCCTGTCGCCGGATGCTGCGGCCAAGCGCCTCGCCGCGATCAAGGAGCAGGAAAAGCTCGCCAAGCGCAGGGGAGCCAGCACCTGA
- the ftsA gene encoding cell division protein FtsA yields MPLFVASDSRVRPLPTRKSSIVSILDVGSSKVCCLIARLKPRELGDVLPGRTHAVEVIGIGHQRSRGIKSGVVVDLDQAEQAIRLAVDAAERMAGVTVESIIVNISCGRLASEAFSASVALAGHEIVEADIRRVLSAGREHSVTPERSVLHSLPIGYSIDGNGGIRDPRGMLGERLGVDMHMVTGESAPLRNLELCIARCHLSVEAMVATPYAAGLAALVEDETELGVACVDMGGGTTTISVFMDGQFVHADALAIGGQHVTTDIARGLSTRIEDAERLKTMHGSALPSVSDERDILSVLPIGDDDRDIPNQLPRSALTRIIRARTEEMLELVRDRLNASGFQTMVGRRIVLTGGASQLTGLTEAARRILARSVRLGRPLGVTGLPEAAKGPAFSAAVGLLIYPQVAQIEQVSAVRGHRLAMTGTGGVFSRFGHWFRESF; encoded by the coding sequence ATGCCGCTCTTCGTCGCCTCCGATAGCCGCGTACGTCCCTTGCCGACGCGCAAGTCGAGCATCGTCTCGATCCTCGATGTCGGATCCTCCAAGGTCTGCTGCCTGATCGCCCGTCTCAAGCCGCGCGAACTCGGTGACGTTCTGCCGGGCCGCACCCATGCCGTCGAGGTGATTGGCATCGGTCATCAGCGCTCGCGCGGCATCAAGTCCGGCGTCGTCGTCGATCTCGATCAGGCCGAGCAGGCGATCCGCCTTGCCGTCGATGCGGCCGAACGGATGGCCGGCGTCACGGTCGAATCGATCATCGTCAATATTTCCTGCGGCCGTCTGGCAAGCGAGGCCTTTTCAGCGAGCGTGGCGCTGGCCGGCCACGAGATCGTCGAGGCCGATATCCGCCGGGTCCTCTCGGCCGGCCGCGAGCATTCGGTGACGCCGGAGCGCTCCGTGTTGCACTCGCTGCCGATCGGCTATTCGATCGACGGCAATGGCGGCATTCGCGATCCGCGTGGCATGCTCGGCGAGCGCCTCGGCGTCGACATGCACATGGTGACCGGCGAATCCGCGCCGCTGCGCAATCTCGAGCTTTGCATTGCCCGCTGCCATCTCTCGGTCGAGGCGATGGTCGCGACGCCCTATGCAGCGGGGCTTGCCGCCCTGGTCGAGGACGAAACGGAACTGGGTGTTGCCTGCGTCGACATGGGCGGCGGCACCACGACGATCTCCGTGTTCATGGATGGCCAGTTTGTCCATGCCGACGCCCTCGCCATCGGCGGCCAGCATGTCACCACCGACATTGCACGCGGCCTTTCGACCCGGATCGAGGATGCGGAACGGCTGAAGACGATGCATGGCAGCGCGCTGCCCAGCGTGTCCGACGAGCGCGACATCCTTTCTGTCCTGCCGATCGGCGACGACGATCGCGATATTCCCAACCAGCTCCCCCGCTCGGCGCTGACGCGGATCATCCGTGCGCGTACGGAGGAGATGCTGGAACTGGTGCGCGACCGGCTGAACGCTTCTGGCTTCCAGACCATGGTCGGGCGCCGCATCGTTCTCACGGGTGGCGCAAGCCAGCTAACCGGGCTCACCGAGGCGGCGCGCCGCATCCTGGCGCGCAGCGTTCGTCTCGGCCGGCCGCTCGGCGTGACGGGATTGCCGGAGGCGGCCAAGGGGCCGGCTTTCTCGGCGGCCGTCGGCCTTCTGATCTATCCGCAGGTTGCCCAGATCGAACAGGTCTCGGCGGTCCGCGGCCATCGTCTCGCAATGACCGGCACCGGGGGGGTCTTCTCCCGATTCGGGCACTGGTTCCGAGAGAGTTTCTAA
- the ftsZ gene encoding cell division protein FtsZ, with the protein MTINLKMPDITELKPKITVFGVGGAGGNAVNNMIRSGLEGVEFVCANTDSQALMSSRAERLIQMGVAVTEGLGAGSMPEIGRAAAEEVIDEINDHLAGSHMVFVTAGMGGGTGTGAAPVIARTARSHGILTVGVVTKPFQFEGARRMRVAEAGIKELQESVDTLIVIPNQNLFRIANDKTTFADAFSMADQVLYSGVACITDLMVKEGLINLDFADVRSVMREMGKAMMGTGEASGDRRAIMAAEAAIANPLLDETSMHGARGLLISITGGRDLTLFEVDEAATRIREEVDPDANIILGATFEESLEGVIRVSVVATGIDSDVIEEHNPNDQRIAELNQRMKAAAQAAVQQPAPRAPSINTEVRAAAPAQQLRQAVQSQPSARDPGVTIAPMAPQAPVSYAEAELDHEFDMVPHQAPVDDHAPAQHFIPPAAEAPASTRMPRVEDFPAVAQREIHAARAEETHEEDRGPMSLLRRLAHVGLGRREEEATQPAQPPLVRGNPQPQGGAPRTQVRPPQAPAQAPRQQGQVRPQAPIPQQEAAYRSRQQELDQHGRVMPRDARHEDDQLEIPAFLRRQAN; encoded by the coding sequence ATGACCATCAACCTGAAGATGCCGGACATTACTGAGCTGAAGCCCAAGATCACGGTCTTCGGGGTTGGCGGCGCTGGTGGCAACGCCGTCAACAATATGATCAGATCGGGCCTTGAAGGCGTCGAGTTCGTTTGCGCGAACACCGACAGCCAGGCCCTTATGTCGTCTCGAGCCGAGCGACTGATCCAGATGGGCGTTGCCGTTACCGAGGGTCTCGGTGCCGGTTCCATGCCTGAAATCGGCCGCGCCGCCGCCGAGGAAGTCATTGACGAGATCAATGATCACCTTGCCGGCTCGCACATGGTGTTCGTGACCGCCGGCATGGGCGGCGGCACCGGCACGGGCGCAGCCCCGGTCATCGCCCGCACGGCCCGTTCGCACGGGATCCTGACCGTCGGCGTGGTGACGAAGCCGTTCCAGTTCGAGGGCGCGCGCCGCATGCGCGTTGCCGAGGCTGGTATCAAGGAACTGCAGGAGAGCGTCGATACGCTCATCGTCATTCCGAACCAGAATCTGTTCCGCATTGCCAACGACAAGACGACCTTCGCGGACGCCTTCTCGATGGCCGACCAGGTTCTCTATTCGGGCGTCGCCTGCATCACCGATCTGATGGTCAAGGAAGGCCTGATCAATCTCGACTTCGCCGACGTTCGCTCGGTGATGCGCGAGATGGGCAAGGCGATGATGGGCACCGGCGAAGCCTCCGGCGACCGTCGCGCGATCATGGCGGCTGAAGCTGCGATCGCCAATCCGCTGCTCGACGAGACGTCGATGCACGGCGCCCGCGGCTTGCTGATCTCGATCACGGGCGGCCGCGATCTGACGCTGTTCGAGGTCGACGAGGCGGCAACCCGCATCCGCGAGGAAGTGGATCCGGACGCCAACATCATCCTCGGCGCCACGTTCGAGGAGAGCCTCGAGGGCGTGATCCGCGTCTCGGTCGTCGCGACCGGCATCGATAGCGATGTCATCGAGGAGCACAATCCGAACGACCAGCGTATCGCCGAGCTGAACCAGCGTATGAAGGCCGCCGCGCAGGCAGCGGTCCAGCAGCCGGCGCCCCGCGCGCCGTCGATCAACACCGAAGTCCGCGCCGCGGCCCCGGCCCAGCAGCTCCGCCAGGCCGTCCAGAGCCAGCCGTCGGCTCGTGATCCTGGCGTCACCATCGCCCCGATGGCGCCGCAGGCCCCGGTCTCCTATGCCGAGGCCGAGCTGGATCACGAGTTCGACATGGTGCCGCATCAGGCTCCGGTCGACGATCACGCTCCGGCACAGCACTTCATCCCGCCGGCAGCCGAGGCGCCTGCATCCACCCGGATGCCGCGCGTCGAGGACTTCCCCGCCGTCGCTCAGCGCGAGATCCATGCCGCTCGCGCCGAGGAGACGCATGAGGAAGATCGCGGTCCGATGAGCCTCCTGCGCCGTCTCGCCCATGTTGGCCTCGGCCGTCGCGAGGAGGAGGCGACCCAGCCGGCCCAGCCGCCGCTCGTTCGCGGCAATCCGCAGCCGCAGGGCGGCGCGCCGCGGACCCAGGTCCGTCCGCCGCAGGCCCCGGCCCAGGCCCCGCGTCAGCAGGGACAGGTTCGGCCGCAGGCTCCGATTCCGCAGCAGGAAGCGGCCTATCGCTCCCGGCAGCAGGAACTCGACCAGCATGGCCGCGTGATGCCGCGCGATGCGCGTCACGAGGATGATCAGCTCGAAATCCCGGCGTTTCTCCGCCGGCAGGCCAACTGA